Within Wyeomyia smithii strain HCP4-BCI-WySm-NY-G18 chromosome 2, ASM2978416v1, whole genome shotgun sequence, the genomic segment gcgcTTCATGCTGGTTACTGTAAGGACTTGTGAGTTGTTAATTGCATTTTTGCTCCGTTCGAATGCTTGCTTATGTACAGAGTCCCAGCTCCATTCACAATCTTTTTTTAAAAGACTATAAAGGGGAGAAAGGACTACGCTTAATTTAGGAACAAATTTAGTGTAGAACGTTATCATGCCGAAGAATGTTTTAAGTTGTGCTTTTGATTTTGGCTCTGGCACGGCCGTAATCGCTCTCACTTACTCCGGATTTGGCAACACTCCTGCCTCCGATAGAATGTGGCCCAAATACTTCACTTGGGACACAAACCATTCACATTTCTCGGCATTAATTTTTACATTAAACTTGTTTAGTCGTCCTAACACTATTTTGATAGTATCTAAAAGCTCTTCATCTGATTCCGCCCAAATGAGAGTATCGTCGATATACGCTTGCACGTTTTTAATACCTAGCAAAATTTTGTCCATTACGGACTGAAAAACTGTTGCTGCAGGTTTAACCCCGAACGGCGACCTTCGGTAAGCGTACAAACCTTTATGAGTGTTTATTAGCAAAAGCTTTCTCGTAGCTTCTGATACTATCAATTGTTGGTAAGCCCGTCTCAAATCtataagagcaaatttttttGCTCCGCTCTTATTTGATATCAGTTCATCTATTACCGGAAGGGGATAGTGATGAGTAGTAATGTGAGGGTTTACAGTTTTGGATCCATCCATGCATATACGgatatctttttttttggtttcactACCACTACTATGGGAGATGCCCAATCCGAATACTCTACTTTCTCAAGAATACCTTTAGCTTCTAGCTCATCTAAATGTGTGGCAACAGTTTCGCGATGTTTAAATGCATCCGTATATGGCTTGTGCACTATCGGCCTGGCCTGAGCATCTTTTCTGATATCTACTATCACATCTTTGATCGGTTCTGTAAGATCATCGTCGAACacagccgaatattcggcttTTAATTTACCGATCGTACTTTTCACCCATTCCGCTCGTTTCAACTCATTAACAGACTTGAGAGTAAAAGCTTCTCTCCAATTCGGCCAGATCGAATTCAACCAATCTCGACCTAATAAAGCAACGAAGTCTTTAGAAGATTTTATTACCAATAGAGTCAGAGGTAAAGTCCTCTCACTAAGCTTTACATGAACTTGTATTTTACTCACCACATTTACAGTTTCTCCCGAGATGacaaaaaattttcgctgttcGGGGAAAAGCAcacacttgtcaaatttttctttAAACGTGTTGAACGAACAAATTGTCACGCAAGCCCCCGTATCACACTCCATCATCAACTTTAGTCTGTTTACATTTAACTCCACAAAAGCAGGTTGGGAATTATTTAACTCACCAAGCAAAACGTTGTTAATCCAGGCAGAATCTTCAGCTACCGGTATCTCAGGTGATCGTTCATCATCGCTTCCAGTATCGCTTTCTAAGCTCATCTTTAGATCCTCCATAGCTGCTGACAATTGATTTATTCGTTCCTCGAAAGCTCTCTTCCTATTCGTCCTTCTATTAGGGTGCTGCAAACCGTACCGCGGTTTTTTCGCTTTTAGCAATGTACAGTGATACGACATGTGACCTTTGTTATAGCAATTATAACAAAATGTATCATTTAGCACTTTGAAGCTTCCCCGATGACTCAAACTGTTTCTGTTTTTCATACTTTCCGTCAACTTTCCCGGTCGTACAAACGATTTACTGCGAGGATCCCTTCTAGGGCCCACATAATTCAACACATTCGCATCTTGCTTTGCCATTTTTCGTTACTCTGATGCTGCTATTTCTGCTGTTTTAGCCTTCTCTAGCAGTTGGGCTAGATTCATATTGTGGTTTGCTTCACGTAACATGGCTTCTCTAGTTTTACCGTTCAATATACCGGCCACGAACACTGATTGTACTAATGTAGCTTCAATTTCGACACTAACACTACAATGTTCGATAATGTTCTGTAAGTCTATTGCGAAATCATCCAAAGATTCGCCTTCTTCTTGCTTCCGCTCTATTAGGCGATGGCGTTCCGCAAACACGTTTTTATTTTCCTCATgcaatatctttttttttttttttttttattctcgtttattttccgtcggtttagttccgccactgttgtggccaatcaccgacgcccagggaggcgactccacacccaggatcctaactcacgacccgtttattaacggaccggcgccaacggctttacttcctcatgcgatggaaggcgtgatcccagagatttttcgcctcagaaaatctcccggtgtcggctaggattgaatctagaccagttgggttggttgtgagtggatcacgccacctcacaaccatcgacacctatgtcggcggtgggattcgaacccaggcgtcgagcgtggttgacggagacgttaccaaccacactaggcccccgctctcatGCAATATCTTgtagaggtgggcaatccgctcacgaactgatctaaagagctggttcttcaaagtgagtgagtgatctatcgctcttttttaaagagcggtaactcaccttttacttcaagcaaaaagatgaagctgattttgttgatcagacaccgcaagcgagagccatatgaatgttttacactccaagcgcaaagcggcgtgcgacactgcaatagaactcccagaaaatagctgccgccagctgcctgctctcctatgcataaccatccaccagccgcgggaataaaaaaatctacttgccacaattcacacacagcacacggGCTGGCAAACGCCGGGACGCACACGAAaaatggaacgaaaagagcgaaagaactggttcactgatcttttgaatctatgcaaACAATTCGCTCCCGAGATGATCAgaaatcagttctttaaaagatcgaaatcttcttatcgcgagcggattgcctgcgagctgaacaaaagaaccagctctttcaaagaactgacgagtcttttgatcagcctgcgagcggattgccagaaGATCAGcgaatcagttctttcgttcttttcgttccacatccattcgtgtgcgtactcggcgtcGGCGTTAGCCAacccgtgtacctgtgtatggactgttgcatgttgttttttttttgcatgctcttgcggctggctggtggCTGGGTGATGGGAAATGCAGGTTATGCATATCGGGGCAGACgtttggtggcagcttgtttctgAGAGTTCTATTGTAGTTTTGCGCGCGACTTTGCGCTTGGCAAATCGGGTGTAAAGCTTGcacatggctctcgcttgcggtgtctgataaatagctacactgataaaaactaaaaattatgtaagaacgaaaagagcgagtgagctgttaaaaagaactagttcatcttagtgagcggaaccgctctgatccgctcactatagtgaaccatttttcccacctctaaTATCTTGAATTTATTCACTATTTGATCGTAAGttttgttaacaatttaatatggtTTGAAACTGCCAACTATCCGATTTGCAGTTTCTTGCCCTACACTCGTGATGAACTCGAGCGCCTTTTCTTCATCGGGTGTTTTGTTTAATGCAAAAAATATATCGACGGTTTGCAAATACGAGTTCACATTCAGCCCGGGTACATACACAGGGAATTTTCTTTTCACCCTTTTCTCCATTACTGTAACTTTGCTATCGTTACTTCCCGTTGGAGTCGCCATGTGGCTGCCACGTTTTACTGAATCCCGGCTCTATAACAAATTTCAGGAAACCTCCCACTCGCGAACTTTTCGCTTACTATGTATTCAAACTCTAAACTTTATCCTCGTCGCCAGATCTGTTGTGACCGAAAGAACTACAAGTGGAGTTTCGGATGTTAGGCAACTGATAAGGCACGTCAGGTCTGTTCGAGCAACTAGTATCAACTGATTTATCTCTTATATTTAATACGGAAATAATATTCTCTCCTCTCATGATCGTCTCTCCTCTCAGTTACTATCAAAACTGCGGTGCCAAGTATGAAACTTTTCGAAAACAAATTCCTTCAGCTACATATTTTCAGAAGTTCTATAgaatttgaaaaatcaaatattttcgaaactttCTTGCCTCCCCAATAATTCCATAAAGTTGGCGCCTATGGATACTGACAAATTCTCTTAGTATTATCCATTTCTTCTTTGTTCGCTAGGTCACGCTCTCAGCACAGTTCTAAGCACAAAAGtttcgaaatatatcaaaaGTGAATTTAAATTTAGTAAATTACGTCTAGCGAGTGATAAATCAATGGGCCAGCATTTCGTATCAGCGAGAGTAAGCAAATATGGCGCTAAATATTGTAAAAAAGGTGTGTATTCTACTTGGAAGCGTCagtgaaaattaaatttagcAGCTCAACAAACGTGCAATACATACAACACAAAGAATTTTAAACCTTAAAAAAGGATCAGATACTAAACTCAAATCAAAATAACTCTGTAAGGTTTCTGTAAGTAATATATGTATTTTACTATCATAATAAATggatataaaaaatattgattcctGTCCTTTTGCCTATTATATTTACAGATGAGAATACAAGTGAAATAGTAATTGCGATATAGAAACTCATCCAATTGTGTTCGTAAAATATATTGGGGAACCTTCAAAGCTTAATCTGGAGCAATAAGTCTACCATTACTAATACAATCGATTGGCGTAACCAATCGATAAGAGATTTTTCCTAGGTAAGTCTTACATTATATGCGTTTGTTGGTCAGAGATGCGCCACGGGTTGCGACTTTCCTACCTTATTTTAATACGACAATGCACATACTGAACAGCCTTGCTTAAATTAAATTATTGTGTTTGAGCTTTCAACGTGTTGCTTGAGTAAGCAGAACGAACATTTGACCTAATCCTAAAACTGAAATCGATCAACAGTGTCTGTTCGAACAGTGAAAAGTTAAGCTAATTATTCCCTACATTCTATACCTACGATATGTAAGACATAGAAAAGCTAACCTTTTCAAGGCATCTCAAAATTGATTGTGGTAAGCCAAGTTTGCTATAAACCTATCTACGGAAATTTACTCGTTGATTGTACAATTACTGTGAAAAGATCTCTATTTACAAACATTGCTTGCAGACAACTATCAATCCAGTTTATCGCTGTTAGGCATGCAGACGAACAATTTCGAGCAGAACGTGTTGATTGCCTGGGATTTCGCTGTCAGCCATTTCCAGGGCTTGTGGATTGTTATGTAGTATACTGGAATGCCAAGTACGATGATGATCGTGCCTATTGCTACCTCGGCAGGTGACTCGAACACGGAGAACACCACCAGGAAGCCCGCCGTTAGCAGGAAGATTATTGGAATAACCAGGCATACCTATTGATGAGAGATAAAGCTTGATTAGATTTCTAGGAATATTGCCATATAGAATACGGTTACCCTAATCGGTCGTTTAGCATCCGGTTGTTTCTGGCGTAACCGAAGTAGACCCGAAAcggaaatgaaaataaacaggATCTCCACGTAGCTGACGTAGTTGATGATCGTAAAGACATCCCGAATGAATAACAACAGTAGTGTTAGAAGGCACTGCGGatgaaggaaaaataaaaagtagtcGAACTTTACTTCAAGCTTCCTAGAAATACTTACCATAAATATTAACGACGGAATGGGGGTCAAACAGTTTACGTTGATTAGGGAAATTGCTGCCGGCAGGTGACCGTTGCGGGCTCCAACGAAGAACAACCGGGAGGAGGCGAAAATGGCTCCGTTCAGCGAGCCGAAGGTTGAGCATGCAACGAATAGCGGCATCACCCAAGCCATGAAACCGAGCATTTTATCGGCGAATGTGACCTGTGAAttgcgaacaaaaaaaaacgtttttaaatAATCCAATTTCGTAGATGTTAGCTTTTGCAAATTGGGGTAAATGAAGTGATGAATGTGTACAATTAGCTTTTAGTCGATAAACAatataccacagactaacagacgtaacactggaacctagctccacccccacaaaaaacgttcatttcaaattttcaatcgaataacagtcatcgcgcgaaacgtcgtctggggcaatctcatacatattttgtagttccccatttgacacatgcagtaacgctggcacTGATGttgaaatacatgacgcagcgcgaacacgacagcagatggtgctagtgttactaacgtaaagtactggaatcatccaaacgatgattttattgaaaattcgttcgacgtgttatgtctgttagtctgtgaatATACTTTACTTGTGGTTTAAAAAGCCTCCTGTTAGAGCAACCTGGATATCCATTTGcacttttgcatcaaaataaacCATGTGACATCTCTATCTTTAGCATTTCTCATCAGAAATGTTCCtagggatatttttttttttgaacataggctgcattggccaccaccggaacaacctggatgccccgGAGATACCCGTAGCGGCAGTAAAGTATGTATTCTAAAATATATCTTTAGGAACATTCCTGATGGAAATGCttaagatagaggtgtcgcacgctatatttgatgcaaaaatggaAATATTCACAGTACCGGTTCCTTTGAGCATCCAGGTTATTCCGGGAATGCTGCATTGACAGCCTGAATTCAGAAATATACCTTTACGAGAATTGCTGATGTAAAATCCTAAAGGTAGAGGTGCCGCaagctatattttgatgcaaaaataagAATGTCTCACTATGGGTTCCCTCAAggcatccaggttgttccggTTACTTAGAAATACAgacaactactactactactccataaaaaattctaaaaaatgtgGTTCTCATTTACTGGTGCGACACCGATTGAACGtattccgcaaaagataaactttTAGCATTTCTGTCAAACATATCATATCTGCTATTTCTGACAGCACGGCATGCGTTAACTGTCAACTGAATTCAGCTCTGTAAGGTTATGTCAATCCAAGTAGGTTATTTTATTCTGTGCAAATTTATCATGGTACTAGTCGTGTTTCGGGTGTGTTTCCGGACAATTCAGATTTTAAAATATAgtgaaaatttcagaaaaaggaaaaagaagTAGAAATATTCTTATGACCgctgcaaaaaaaaagcaaaaaagcgGTAAATTTTGATAGAGCTAACTTTGATCGAAATAAGGTGAAAAATCGCTGAATCGATTGCACAATAGGATGCCAaaggaaatcgacttttcgaattttgtttatcAATAGGGTTCAAAAGTTTAGTCTTCTCGATAAAAGTCcacaaatttcagctcaatcggacttcgagAAATGGTGCCTCAAAGCGGGTAAAGTTTTTTCACCGATGAAAAAACAGCACAGAGTTGAATtgtcgaaatcgatttttttattctaaatgtattaaaaatgcataaaacattgaaatctagtgttatttaaaaaaaaatcaagaaaattgaTTCTCTGAGACTTTGGAAATATTTGAGCTAGAAGACTCTTCCAGAAagccattttttgaaaaaaaaaaaaaaacgattgtaCGGGTGAATGTTTTTGGGTAAAACTAGTTTAGAGGGCAATGATAACATATGATAAATTCCGTCACAATCCTTCAAGTGGTTATCGAGATGGATTGTTCAAGGGCAGCCAGACAACCCAGCGGCTAGCTGGCAGCGGAAGAAAAGCGAATGTGATCGGCCCCGTGAAGGCAAGGAAGGCGATAAATTGTTTCGAATAGAATCCGAACCTTCCGAGCCAGGAAGTGGGCAAAAGGATAATACCTCCGTCTGGTTCGCCTAGCAGCCAATGAAGCGGGTTGGACTTCACGTCTTGAAGATAAGGGAGGAAAGGGGCCTTACCGAATCGATAAACAGAATACGGTGGCCAGATGCCGGGCCAGGACGCTTTACCGTGAGGGGTTGGTGCAGACGAAAAGAATCGTAACGGACGACGAGACGTACATTAAAACGGGCGCCAAGTAGATTCACGGCCTAGAGTTTTTCGTCGAAAAGCTCCGCCTAGATATTCTGAAGAAGTTCCGGCAGAAGAAGGTTGACAAATTTGCCAAGAAGTACTTAGTGTGGTAAGTGataataacaaaatgttgctttcGTTCCGAAGAAGGCGGATCCGCCAAACTCGCCAGAACTTCGCTCAATAGAAAAATTTCGGGTGATTATGAAGGTTATGCAACGGAAAATAGGAAGGTTCTTTAATAACTATCAGGATTTAAAAACAGAGTAAGATAAGGATGCACATGATTCGATAGGTAGCGTTGAGTCCAAGGTGCGGGCATTTAGCCTTGGAGAGGAAATTGAATAAACCAACTTTGCCAACACATAGCTAATGAATGTTTATTGATATCCTGAGAGtttcaaatattttcgaaaatgaTAAGTTATTTTAGAAGAATTCTGAGTGATTTTTGTGTCTATGGTCGGAATACTTTGAAAGATTGATTAGTTGTTATTTTCAGTTGGTTCATAAAGACTTTGGAAACTGTACTGCAACTTATGTCAACCAAGAATTTATTTTAACGCACATACTGGCTGCTGGCTGCAGGCACCTGAATTCATAGGAATACTTGAAAGACTGCAATCTTTTATGTTTTTCTGGTTTGAGTTCTGGGGTGAAATCTGACCAGAGTAATTATtcaccaagttttttttttgaataaaacaatAGAATGTGTATTCTATAATTGTGAAAACTGGCTTTTAAGAAATAccgtcagccggggtgagattgtgccaaaaaattatgcttttttgttctcaagcttgtaacgcacacatttaagcaaagaattcgatccaaaatacaccaatgcattctagaatgttttgttaacaactacaacaaatatggttaagttacaataaactataattttgctaaaaatacatgaactttggctcaatctcaccccttctatagggtgagattgtgccaaaaacaaaaagttgaatttaatacctgttaaatgaaaagTAGTATATCTACGAATAATCGACatgactaacatgataaaacagtaagtatagggacaaccataaacaacgtggactattaaggggctttagggggttgatcagaaactatatctcatatgaattatagaaaaatgtatggctggatcaaattgatacatagagtaattagttatgagaacgtggcttataaacagcctctatacacatagtggcgtctccaggtagcctaaaaagggaaaacgttaggacatgaagtttgagaagacttttcgtttcaattattatgtgtcattgccaactgtatattccattggagatcttaaaacctctggaaacgtacccacaaccctccttcttcgctttaaaagtcatcagtttatatagaattggaGTATAAAATtgtgttacattccataagtaatatcaatcattgaaaatttaaatctaacaattgagaacagtaagcttcttaagcttttagtcatttttccaaagaataccatagctagacaacataccttatgctgtggggAAAACAACATACCTTATGTAAACAATGCAtatgttttggtgtatactgatataattttgtcgtgaatgtgaattccgcacactgtgccgttcaatatagcttggcgcaatctcaccccaaaagggctcgaaaagtgtacagtttggagaaacattattttctgagccggcacaggttcaatgcattaTATTTTCTCAACACATTGGacacgacatcctaacgtaccaactgagcagtaagttgatgtgatttcttgatcgggtttgTTTTCCTGGgatatttttggataacgttattagcgcatgtttttcaccctgtattttgaaacattctttaagcgaaacagttcactgatattatctatattccattttaagttgtgaataaatatgtcatgtttcataaagtattgaatttgaggtattaggttttggaaatctcaagtaatttaacatataaacatttcccgttttggctcaatctcacccccgtggcttaatctcaccccggcagacggtatcgATAactaattctctcaactaatctagttgatcgagagcgCATTAgacccccaggctagcgtgcgatattgtattgtAATGGTTAACCAAGTACAAGCCAACACACAGGCAAGGCGacattcataaattacgtaacgcgaaaaacccaatttttggaacACCAagccacccccccccccataggcaacgaaacgtaacgcaaaCACCTCCcttcccataaaaattacgtaacactgtagaaggatttgcttgacaaaaatgctcgtttttggagagtctcttcagagattttttgttacgtagcGCTAAACtcaactcccccttccctgtgtaacaaatcgtaacgctcaacgATACCATCCCTCCCCCCTACGgccgttacgtaatttatggatgccgcatAAGAACATTACAAAATTCATTTAGGTAAGTAAATTATTTTTCTGgttggttttgtttttaaagtgtaTATGTTTCCGAATTGCAATATATCTAGAAGAATAATGTGGTGGGTGAATTTCGCAAACGTTTattgttgaacaaaaaaaagcaaCGAAAGCAATCGAGTAAAAAAACATATGTTGAAAATGTGGCTACAatgaaattgatggagaaaaaaaacaactggTAAAGAAGTGTGTTGTTCGGTGGGGAGACAATTTCGAAACAGCTACAGCAAAATGATAGTTTGTTAAGTGTTGCGTGATTTGAATGAACGAAAACTGAATTGCAAAATGGTATCCTATCTCTTCAACGTTATATTGATCTATTCTAAAGTCACAATAATGCAAACGTTACAATCACGTATGCGTGCGTATAACATAAAAGCACTTCACTTACCGCGACAGCCTGCGAGGACAGCATAACATCGGGCGCCAGCACGGCGAAGTACGCGATATTCGTGATCACATAAATGATTGTCACTGTTGGCATACTGATGCATATCGCTCGAGGAAGATTCCTAAAAATAAAATCACCAAGCTAGAGTACTGCTTCGCGCTAAAACAGTAAATTATTCCAATCAATCACATACCGGTAGGGATCTTTCAGCTCTTCGGTGACGAAATTCAAATAATTCCAACCGGAATAGGAAAACAACCCATTGTAAAATGCTAGCGCAATGAAACCCGGCTGCACCTTGGAGTTTTCAAATGGATTTTCCAACAGCTCCGTATTTCCACTGCACAGGTACCACGCACCGGCGGCCGCGATCACCAGCAGCGCTAGCACCTTCATACCGGTAAAGGTCTCCGTCACGCGAGCCACCCATTTCACGTTGTAGCAGTTGATCGCGGTTAGCAGACCTGTTCTCACGATGAAATATGaataaatttaacattttaatgaaTCAGACAATCTTTTGGTGCATCTGCTCCTTACAGGTTATGAGAGCGGCCAGCAGTCGTACCGATTCGTACGGCGGTTCACAGGTTGGCCACAGCGGTTGCAGTAAATACTGGGCAAAGGTAATTGCAGTGATGGCGTTGCCTGCGGGAACCAAAATCAGCAGTGCAACCCACAGGTACAGAAAGGCTGGCAGAGGTCCGAACGCTTCGCCAATGTACGCGTAATCACCCCCGGACTTGGGGATCATGGTGCCTGTGAAGGAGAGGGGAGTCAGTGTTAGTAAGTGTATCATTTTATGCTAAAAGTTTGGTGTGGCCTTTTTCGATTTGCGTAAGACTTTTTTCGATTATTGTTTAaattatttctgaaaaaaaaaactgatgctTGAGCTCACGACTCTAATAAATTTGTAATGATCATTTGAAATCGTGGTTATGCAATTTTTTCTAATAGTGAATTGAACTCGCAGCAGTTGTTAATGCCGTTGAAATTACAAAAAATCAGATACCGTGATTTCGCTATGCGTTACACTTTTGGAAAAAGTTTAAGCTTATTTCAAGCAATTTGTCACGAAAACTAGTCACGATCCCGGTGATTATTAGTGTAAAAAAAAGTATACAGAGTTCGAGTGGTTACGTGACTCGTTCGTGCCGgtattcatgaaaaatattttagtgATCACCGGTGCAAAAATGTTAACAACACTGGGAGACTCATGACTAGTTTGCACATTCGATTTGCCTGCCAGGTTCTGGGCAGCCTacacaaatttgaatattaATTCCCTTATTTAAGAACCCTGCTTGTGCTTCAACGAATCGAGGGCGTGCGTTTTACGTCAAATGAATTTTGAGAAACATTAGTAATTAAAACACTTAAATGTGTTGATGGGTGTTGTTAATCTCCTAGAACGAAAAATTAGCACGATGTCTGACCTGCAAAAGGATTGTGGTTTAGTTCTGGATGAAATGAGTCTCGATGATGCTAAGAGTATTGCCTGAATACTAATCAACTGATTGGAACGATTATTTTGCCCATTGCCTAGCACACGTAGCTTAGCAACCGAAGGCTTAGTGCTGATGTGGGTTGGCATATCAGAGAGGTGGAAGCCAGTGATTGGGTTTGAGCTTACTTTTACTTTCGTTTCATAGGGCTGCCTAAAAGA encodes:
- the LOC129721100 gene encoding Y+L amino acid transporter 2, with protein sequence MAKVAVADSLAPVQGFGDTISRSRRGSNASSRLRPDQSDSDEGGIKLKKELGLMDGVAIIVGVIVGAGIFVSPKGVLLYSGSIGQAIIVWIFSGVLSMVGALCYAELGTMIPKSGGDYAYIGEAFGPLPAFLYLWVALLILVPAGNAITAITFAQYLLQPLWPTCEPPYESVRLLAALITCLLTAINCYNVKWVARVTETFTGMKVLALLVIAAAGAWYLCSGNTELLENPFENSKVQPGFIALAFYNGLFSYSGWNYLNFVTEELKDPYRNLPRAICISMPTVTIIYVITNIAYFAVLAPDVMLSSQAVAVTFADKMLGFMAWVMPLFVACSTFGSLNGAIFASSRLFFVGARNGHLPAAISLINVNCLTPIPSLIFMCLLTLLLLFIRDVFTIINYVSYVEILFIFISVSGLLRLRQKQPDAKRPIRVCLVIPIIFLLTAGFLVVFSVFESPAEVAIGTIIIVLGIPVYYITIHKPWKWLTAKSQAINTFCSKLFVCMPNSDKLD